One Glycine max cultivar Williams 82 chromosome 6, Glycine_max_v4.0, whole genome shotgun sequence DNA segment encodes these proteins:
- the LOC100776215 gene encoding WAT1-related protein At4g08290, which produces MRTWLRNAKPYLLLLAVQFGSAGMFIFAMDAIKKGMSHYVFTVYRNVIASVTLAPFAFVLERKVRPKMTVRIFSEIMVLAFFEIILDQCFALLGMKFTSASFLSAVMNSAPSVTFLLAVILKLEHMKIKEVTCQAKVIGTVITFGGTLLMAIYKGPVLSVMRSSASHAGQPENVTNPSGNHWIIGTCFLLIGCAGFSAFYILQVITLRKYPAEMSLATWICFVGALQSSIVAVFVERHHLHAWALGWDTRLFAPAYAGIVSSGVQYYIQGVVIKLMGPVIVTAFNPLRMIIITTLACIVLSEQLYLGSIIGATVVVLGLYLVVWGKYKECHGRSMPPSSANDNPPEDQRQLPVTATRNDNKT; this is translated from the exons ATGCGTACGTGGTTGAGAAATGCAAAGCCGTATTTGCTGTTATTGGCGGTTCAATTTGGGTCTGCAGGAATGTTCATATTTGCCATGGATGCCATCAAGAAGGGTATGAGTCATTACGTGTTCACCGTCTACCGTAATGTCATCGCCTCTGTAACTCTCGCTCCCTTTGCATTTGTTCTTGAAAG GAAAGTTAGGCCCAAGATGACTGTCCGGATATTTTCAGAGATTATGGTGCTGGCTTTCTTCGA AATAATACTGGATCAATGCTTTGCCCTGTTGGGCATGAAATTCACGTCGGCATCTTTCCTATCTGCTGTGATGAACTCCGCACCCTCTGTTACTTTTTTGTTGGCTGTCATTCTAAA ATTGGAGCACATGAAGATCAAAGAGGTAACATGTCAAGCCAAAGTGATTGGCACGGTAATCACTTTTGGAGGGACCTTGCTAATGGCAATATACAAAGGCCCAGTACTTAGTGTTATGAGGTCTTCAGCCAGCCACGCTGGCCAACCTGAGAATGTCACCAACCCCAGCGGTAACCACTGGATCATAGGGACATGTTTCCTCCTTATTGGTTGTGCAGGCTTTTCTGCGTTTTACATATTACAA GTCATAACATTGAGAAAATACCCAGCAGAGATGTCCCTGGCCACTTGGATTTGCTTTGTTGGTGCACTTCAAAGTTCTATTGTAGCAGTCTTCGTAGAACGCCACCATCTTCATGCCTGGGCCCTTGGTTGGGATACACGACTCTTTGCTCCTGCTTACGCG GGAATAGTTTCATCTGGAGTTCAATATTACATACAAGGCGTGGTCATAAAACTCATGGGTCCAGTTATTGTGACAGCTTTTAATCCCCTGCGTATGATCATTATTACTACCTTGGCCTGCATAGTCCTATCTGAACAACTCTACCTCGGAAG TATTATTGGAGCAACAGTTGTGGTTCTTGGGCTCTATCTTGTTGTGTGGGGAAAATATAAGGAATGCCACGGAAGATCAATGCCACCGTCCTCTGCAAATGATAACCCTCCAGAAGACCAACGGCAGCTACCGGTCACAGCTACTAGGAATGATAATAAgacttaa
- the LOC102665912 gene encoding WAT1-related protein At4g08290, whose protein sequence is MGTWFTNAKPYLMLLAVQFGSAGMFIFAMDAIKKGMSHYVFIVYRNAIASITLAPFAFVLERKVRPKMTVRIFSEIMALAFFEIILDQCFALLGMKFTSASFLSAVMNSAPSVTFVMAVILKLEHMKMKEVACQAKVIGTIVTFGGTLLMALYKGPIVSVMGSSTSHAGQPENVNSPTGNHWILGTCFLLIGCAGFSAFYILQTITLRKYPTEMSLATWVCFVGALQSSVVAAIAERHHPHTWALGWDTRLFAPAYAGIVTSGVQYYIQGMVIKSMGPVIVTAFNPLRMIIITTLACIVLSEQLYLGSIIGAIVVVLGLYLVVWGKYKECHGRPMPPSLTKDTSPEDQRQLPVTAPKNDTNDTKG, encoded by the exons ATGGGTACGTGGTTCACAAATGCAAAGCCCTATCTGATGTTATTGGCAGTTCAATTTGGGTCTGCAGGAATGTTCATATTTGCCATGGATGCTATAAAGAAGGGTATGAGTCATTACGTGTTCATTGTCTACCGTAATGCCATCGCCTCTATAACTCTTGCTCCCTTCGCATTTGTTCTTGAAAG GAAGGTTAGGCCCAAGATGACTGTCCGGATATTTTCTGAGATTATGGCGCTGGCTTTCTTCGA AATAATACTGGATCAGTGCTTCGCACTCTTGGGCATGAAATTCACGTCGGCGTCGTTCCTATCTGCTGTGATGAACTCCGCACCCTCTGTTACTTTTGTTATGGCAGTCATTCTAAA ATTGGAGCACATGAAGATGAAGGAAGTAGCATGTCAAGCTAAAGTGATTGGAACAATAGTAACTTTTGGAGGCACCTTGCTAATGGCACTATACAAAGGTCCCATAGTTAGTGTCATGGGATCTTCAACTAGCCATGCTGGCCAACCCGAGAATGTGAACAGCCCCACTGGTAACCACTGGATCCTGGGGACATGTTTCCTCCTCATTGGTTGTGCCGGCTTTTCTGCGTTTTACATATTACAA ACCATAACATTGAGAAAATACCCAACAGAGATGTCGCTGGCCACTTGGGTTTGCTTTGTTGGTGCACTTCAAAGCTCTGTTGTAGCAGCCATCGCTGAACGCCACCATCCTCATACCTGGGCCCTTGGTTGGGATACTCGACTCTTTGCTCCTGCTTACGCG GGAATAGTTACATCTGGAGTTCAGTATTACATACAAGGCATGGTCATAAAATCAATGGGCCCAGTTATTGTAACTGCTTTTAATCCCCTGCGTATGATCATTATTACCACCTTGGCCTGCATAGTCCTATCTGAACAACTCTACCTTGGAAG TATTATTGGAGCGATAGTTGTGGTTCTTGGGCTCTATCTTGTTGTGTGGGGAAAATATAAAGAATGCCACGGAAGACCAATGCCACCGTCCCTTACAAAGGATACTTCTCCTGAAGACCAACGGCAACTACCGGTCACAGCTCCTAAGAATGATACCAATGATACTAagggttaa